The Microcella flavibacter DNA segment CTGATCATGGCCGTCACGGGCTGCGCCTTCATCGTCATCGAGGGCCGGCGCCTCGGCATGAGGCACCTGTGGGCGTACATCGCCTTCTCCGGCCTGACAGCGATCGCCTTCACCTTCCCGCTGTTCCTGGCGAACCGCGAGCGGGCGATCCAGCAGCGGGCCGAGAGCATGGCACCCTCGGTGGAATGAGTCTCCGATCCGACGCGGCCGTCCTGGCGCGCCGTCGGATCTTCGGGGTGCTGCGCCTGCTCGCGGCCGTCACGGGCGTGATCGCCCTCGTCGCGCGCTTCGACTACGGCCTCGGCTTCAGCGCCTTCGCCTCGGCGAACTTCTTCGCGTACCTCACCGTGCAGAGCAACATGGTGGCGGTGGTCGCGAACACCGCCTGCGGCATCGTGGCCCTGCGGCGCGCATCCGACCCCTGGTGGATGCCCGGCCTGCGCCTCGCCGTCACCAGCTTCCTCCTCGTCGCCGGCATCGTGTTCGCCATCCTCGCCGCGCAGGCCTCCGAGCGCGGCTACCGGCTCGACGTGCCGTGGAGCGACCAGATCCTGCACTACTGGCTGCCGGCGTACCTGCTGCTCGACTGGCTCTTCGCCCCGGGGGAGCGCCGGGTGAGCTGGCGCATCCTCGCCGTCGTCGTCGGCTACCCGATCGGCTGGGGCGTCGTCACCCTCATCCGCGGGCCGCTCGTCGGCTGGTACCCGTACTTCTTCCTCGACCCGGCGCAGGTGAGCGGCTTCGGCGAGTTCGCGCTGCTCAGCCTCGCCGCGCTGGCGCTCTTCGCCCTCATCGCCTCGCTGCTCATCCTCGAGGGCCGGTTCCACCCGCTGCGGCGCCTCGAATCGGCGATCGGGATGCTGCGCCTCAGTCGCGCAGGAACGGCTCCAGCGCCGCGACCACCGCGTCGGTGGCCTGCTCGTCGCCGAGCCCCGCGAACCGCCGGGCCTCCGCCCCGCTGAGCAGCCCCACGAGCACGGCGTCGCCCGTCACGGGCTGGAGGTTGACCCAGGTGCGGATGTCGGGGCCGCCGTCGGTCGGCACGAGGCTCCAGGTCTCGGCGCGCTCCGTCCAGACCGCCTCGGCGTAGCGCACCCACACGGTCTCGAGGTACCCGACCCCGAGCGCGGCGATGCCCCGGCGGTTGACGAGCGGCAGCTCGGGCTCGAAGGTGATGCCGCCCGACTGCAGCACGCCCAGCGGCACGGTCATGACGGCGCGGTCGACGGTGAGCGACTCGCCCGCCCCGAGGCGCAGGCTCAGCGAGCCCTCGTCGCGCTGCACGGTGGTGACCGCGCTCGACTGCAGCACGTCGATGCCGTCGAGCAGCGAGTCGACGTAGCGCGCGAGCCCGCCGATCGAGAGCAGCCGGTCGCCGCTCGGCAGCTCGTCGAGCGCGTAGCGGGTGGAGATGCGGCGGGCCTCTGCGCCCGTGGCGATGCCGAGCCCGTCCGTGTAGAGCCCGACGGCGGCGCGCGGGCTGGGCGCGCTCGGCGCGGGGGCCTCGTCGGGGAGCGCGCCGAGCAGGGCGATCGCGCCGCTCACGGGGAGGTCGAAGGCGACGGTCTCGGCCGTGGCGGCGACGGAGGCGTCGATCGCGACGACCGCTTCCTCCACGAGGGCCGCGTCGAGCTGCTGCTCGGCCGTGCGCACGCTCGTGCGCCGCAGCGGCGCGGTCTCGACCCCGGCCTCCTCGAGGGCGGCGAGCAGCACGTCGTCGCGCCCCTCGCGCAGCCACAGCGCGCCGAGCTCGTCGGGCTGCTGGTCGTCGCCGTCGATCGTGCGGATGCGGCCGCCGACGCGCTCGCGCGCCTCGATGAGCAGCACCTCGAAGCCGGCGTCGCGGATGCGCCGGGCGGCGATCGCCCCGGCGAGCCCCGCGCCGACGACGGCGATGCGCTCGCCCTCCGCCGCGACGGCGAGCAGCTCCTCCGCGGCGCGCTCGCCGCTCTCGCGCGCGCCCTCGAGGCTGCTGGGGGCCGTGCGCGAGGTCGCCTCGCCGGCGAAGAAGAGGCGGTCGTCGACGGGGGCGGCGAGGTCGTCGCGCCGGTCGGGCGTCTCGCCGACGGGGATGAAGCTCGTCGCGCCCTGCGCGAAGCCGTCCCGCGTCCAGTCGCTGCGGCGGATCGAGAGCGGCCGCAGCGGATCGACGGGGGGAGGGGTGGTGGCGGTCGGCGCGGGCCGCGGCGGATCCGGCGTGCACGCGGCGAGCGCCAGCACCGAGACGCCGGC contains these protein-coding regions:
- a CDS encoding flavin monoamine oxidase family protein — translated: MTVTRRSLLAGAAGVSVLALAACTPDPPRPAPTATTPPPVDPLRPLSIRRSDWTRDGFAQGATSFIPVGETPDRRDDLAAPVDDRLFFAGEATSRTAPSSLEGARESGERAAEELLAVAAEGERIAVVGAGLAGAIAARRIRDAGFEVLLIEARERVGGRIRTIDGDDQQPDELGALWLREGRDDVLLAALEEAGVETAPLRRTSVRTAEQQLDAALVEEAVVAIDASVAATAETVAFDLPVSGAIALLGALPDEAPAPSAPSPRAAVGLYTDGLGIATGAEARRISTRYALDELPSGDRLLSIGGLARYVDSLLDGIDVLQSSAVTTVQRDEGSLSLRLGAGESLTVDRAVMTVPLGVLQSGGITFEPELPLVNRRGIAALGVGYLETVWVRYAEAVWTERAETWSLVPTDGGPDIRTWVNLQPVTGDAVLVGLLSGAEARRFAGLGDEQATDAVVAALEPFLRD
- a CDS encoding DUF2834 domain-containing protein yields the protein MTRLSTLTRHWTPRAIVFLVLAVIGLVGTWTYNVIAIIERNDFLGDWFNNGPAVGSLTTDLLIMAVTGCAFIVIEGRRLGMRHLWAYIAFSGLTAIAFTFPLFLANRERAIQQRAESMAPSVE
- a CDS encoding Pr6Pr family membrane protein, whose amino-acid sequence is MSLRSDAAVLARRRIFGVLRLLAAVTGVIALVARFDYGLGFSAFASANFFAYLTVQSNMVAVVANTACGIVALRRASDPWWMPGLRLAVTSFLLVAGIVFAILAAQASERGYRLDVPWSDQILHYWLPAYLLLDWLFAPGERRVSWRILAVVVGYPIGWGVVTLIRGPLVGWYPYFFLDPAQVSGFGEFALLSLAALALFALIASLLILEGRFHPLRRLESAIGMLRLSRAGTAPAPRPPRRWPARRRAPRTAGPPPR